A genomic segment from Nicotiana tabacum cultivar K326 chromosome 9, ASM71507v2, whole genome shotgun sequence encodes:
- the LOC107812567 gene encoding topless-related protein 4 isoform X2, with protein MSSLSRELVFLILQFLDEEKFKDAVHKLEQESGFFFNMRYFDEMVANGEWDEVEKYLSGFTKVDDNRYSMKIFFEIRKQKYLEALDRNDRPKAVDILIKDLKVFSAFNEDLFKEITQLLTLDNFRDNEQLSKYGDTKSARSIMLLELKKLIEANPLFRDKLNFPTLKNARLRTLINQSLNWQHQLCKSPKPNPDIKTLFVDHSCGPSQPNGARAPSPVTHPLMGGVPKPGVFPPLGAHGVNPFQQAPGPLPNALAGWMTNPPQVSHPSASAGPIGFTTPNNAAAMLKRPRTPTNNPTVDYQTADSEHMLKRSRPFGVSDEVNNMPINILPGGYSGQSHAQSSYSSDDLPKASVMTLNQGSAVKSMDFHPAQQILLLVGTGTGEIMIWELGGRERISHRSFKVWDLGQCSVALQASLASEYSASVNRVMWSPDGTLFGVAYSKHIVHIYSYHGGDDLRNHLEIEAHSGSVNDLAFSYPNKQICIVTCGDDRLIKVWDAVSGAKQYTFEGHEAPVYSICPHHKENIQFIFSTAIDGKIKAWLYDNMGSRVDYDAPGHSSTTMAYSADGTRLFSCGTNKEGESYLVEWNESEGAVKRTFMGLGKRAGGVVQFDTTKNRFLAAGDEFMIKFWDMDSINMLTSTEAEGGIPASPCLRFNKEGILLAVSTSDNGIKILANADGLRLLRSMENRQFDASRVASASVVKPPTMGSFGPPSTSVAASFVDRGVPMTSMVSMNGENRNLADVRPRAAEETVDKSRIWKPTEINEPSQCRSLKLPDSLTATRISRLIYTNSGLAILALASNAVHKLWKWPRNERNPTGKANASIVPQLWQPSNGTLMTNDITDTNPEDAVPCFALSKNDSYVMSASGGKISLFNMMTFKTMTTFMPAPPAATFLAFHPQDNNVIAIGMDDSSIQIYNVRVDEVKIKLKGHQKRITGLAFSHSLNVLISAGADSQLCVWSTDAWEKQTSKYLQIPAGRAAAPQADTRVQFHQDQTQLLVVHETQIAIFEASKLECLKQWVPREASGPITHATYSCDSQSIFVSFEDASVGVLSASTLRWRCRINPTSYLPSNPSSRMHPLVIAAHPSDPNQFALGLSDGAVIVLEPLESEGKWGTLPPAENGAGPSTSGAANSDQPQR; from the exons ATGTCTTCGCTGAGCAGAGAGCTGGTGTTTTTGATACTTCAGTTCCTTGATGAGGAGAAATTCAAAGATGCTGTTCACAA ATTGGAGCAAGAATCAGGGTTTTTCTTTAACATGAGGTATTTTGACGAAATGGTGGCGAATGGAGAATGGGATGAAGTGGAGAAGTACTTATCGGGTTTCACCAAGGTTGACGATAATAGATACTCCATGAAAATATTCTTCGAGATTCGAAAGCAAAAGTACCTAGAAGCCCTAGATAG GAACGACCGTCCTAAAGCTGTTGATATCCTAATTAAGGACTTGAAGGTGTTTTCGGCTTTTAATGAAGACCTTTTCAAAGAAATTACGCAACTTTTGACTCTTGACAACTTTAG GGATAACGAGCAATTATCTAAATATGGAGATACTAAGTCTGCTAGGAGTATAATGCTTCTGGAACTCAAAAAATTGATAGAAGCAAATCCCCTGTTTCGTGATAAGCTGAACTTTCCCACCTTGAAGAACGCAAGGCTGCGAACATTAATCAACCAGAG TTTGAACTGGCAGCATCAGCTTTGTAAGAGCCCGAAGCCTAATCCTGACATAAAGACCTTATTTGTGGACCATTCTTGCGGTCCGTCACAGCCAAATGGTGCACGGGCTCCATCCCCTGTAACTCATCCACTCATGGGAGGTGTTCCAAAGCCCGGGGTTTTTCCACCTCTTGGTGCTCATGGTGTAAAT CCTTTTCAGCAAGCACCTGGTCCTCTGCCAAATGCTCTTGCTGGGTGGATGACTAATCCTCCTCAAGTTTCTCATCCTTCTGCTTCTGCTGGACCAATAGGTTTTACCACTCCAAATAATGCAG CAGCTATGCTAAAGCGTCCTAGGACTCCTACGAATAACCCAACAGTGGACTATCAAACAGCTGACTCGGAGCACATGTTAAAGAGATCAAGACCTTTTGGTGTATCAGATGAA GTAAATAATATGCCTATCAATATTTTGCCTGGTGGGTACTCTGGCCAAAGCCATGCACAAAGTTCGTATTCATCAGATGATTTGCCCAAGGCTTCTGTCATGACTCTAAATCAGGGTTCAGCAGTCAAGAGCATGGATTTCCATCCGGCGCAGCAAATTCTGCTTCTTG TTGGTACTGGCACAGGAGAGATTATGATTTGGGAATTGGGTGGTAGGGAGAGGATTTCTCATAGAAGTTTCAAGGTTTGGGATCTTGGGCAATGCTCAGTGGCTTTACAG GCATCTTTGGCAAGTGAGTACTCTGCATCAGTTAATCGTGTAATGTGGAGTCCTGATGGCACTCTGTTTG GTGTTGCATACTCTAAGCACATTGTGCACATCTACTCCTATCACGGTGGCGATGATCTTAGAAACCACCTTGAG ATTGAGGCTCATTCAGGAAGCGTCAATGATCTTGCTTTTTCCTATCCTAACAAACAGATTTGTATTGTTACCTGTGGAGATGACAGGCTTATTAAG GTATGGGATGCGGTGTCAGGGGCTAAGCAATATACATTTGAGGGCCATGAGGCACCAGTCTATTCAATATGTCCACATCACAAAGAAAATATTCAG TTTATCTTCTCAACTGCAATTGACGGGAAAATAAAGGCATGGTTGTACGATAACATGGGTTCGAGAGTTGACTATGATGCACCAGGTCATTCATCAACCACAATGGCTTATAGTGCCGACGGAACAAG GTTATTCTCATGTGGGACtaataaagaaggagagtcataTCTTGTTGAATGGAATGAAAGTGAAGGAGCTGTAAAGCGTACATTTATGGGTCTAGGGAAGCGTGCTGGCGGGGTGGTGCAATTTGACactactaaaaatagatttttggcAGCTGGTGATGAGTTCATGATAAAATTTTGGGACATGGACAGTATAAACATGCTGACAAGTACTGAAGCTGAGGGTGGCATACCG GCTTCTCCTTGCCTCCGATTTAACAAGGAAGGAATATTGCTGGCTGTTTCGACAAGTGACAATGGGATAAAAATTTTAGCAAATGCAGATGGTCTTAGGCTTTTAAGATCCATGGAAAATCGCCAATTTGATGCTTCTAGAGTAGCCTCTGCTTCTGTGGTGAAG CCCCCCACAATGGGAAGTTTTGGGCCTCCTAGCACTTCTGTTGCCGCAAGCTTTGTAGATCGAGGAGTGCCAATGACATCCATGGTTTCCATG AATGGTGAAAATCGCAACTTAGCTGATGTAAGGCCAAGAGCTGCAGAAGAGACTGTTGATAAATCTAGAATCTGGAAACCGACTGAAATTAATGAACCATCGCAGTGCAGATCCTTGAAGCTTCCAGACAGTTTAACAGCGACCAGG ATTTCAAGGTTAATATATACAAATTCAGGATTAGCTATACTTGCATTAGCTTCCAATGCTGTGCACAAACTTTGGAAATGGCCCAGAAATGAGCGAAACCCGACAGGGAAG GCTAATGCAAGTATTGTTCCACAACTTTGGCAACCTTCAAATGGGACGCTGATGACAAATGATATTACTGACACAAATCCTGAAGACGCTGTTCCATGTTTTGCTCTCTCAAAGAACGACTCTTATGTGATGTCAGCTTCTGGAGGGAAAATATCATTGTTTAATATGATGACATTTAAG ACTATGACAACATTTATGCCTGCTCCACCTGCGGCAACCTTTTTGGCTTTTCATCCTCAAGATAATAATGTTATTGCCATAGGCATGGATGACTCCTCTATCCAAATATACAATGTCCGGGTTGACGAG GTAAAGATAAAGCTCAAAGGACATCAGAAAAGAATAACTGGGCTCGCTTTTTCGCATTCTCTCAATGTGCTTATATCTGCAGGAGCAGATTCTCag CTGTGCGTTTGGAGCACTGATGCTTGGGAGAAGCAAACAAGCAAATACTTGCAGATTCCTGCTGGGAGAGCAGCTGCTCCTCAAGCAGATACTCGTGTACAATTTCACCAGGACCAGACACAATTGTTGGTAGTACATGAAACGCAGATAGCCATATTTGAAGCTTCTAAACTGGAGTGCCTCAAACAG TGGGTCCCTAGAGAAGCGAGTGGTCCAATTACACATGCAACATATTCTTGTGATAGCCAGTCTATatttgttagttttgaagatGCAAGTGTAGGTGTTCTCAGTGCGTCAACATTGCGATGGAGATGTCGGATCAATCCTACTTCCTACCTTCCCAGCAATCCAAG TTCAAGGATGCATCCACTTGTTATTGCTGCACATCCATCTGATCCTAATCAGTTTGCATTGGGACTAAGCGACGGTGCTGTTATTGTACTTGAGCCGCTTGAGTCTGAAGGCAAATGGGGAACCTTGCCACCAGCTGAAAATGGTGCTGGGCCAAGCACTTCAGGTGCTGCAAATTCAGATCAACCGCAGAGGTAG
- the LOC107812567 gene encoding topless-related protein 4 isoform X1, translating to MSSLSRELVFLILQFLDEEKFKDAVHKLEQESGFFFNMRYFDEMVANGEWDEVEKYLSGFTKVDDNRYSMKIFFEIRKQKYLEALDRNDRPKAVDILIKDLKVFSAFNEDLFKEITQLLTLDNFRDNEQLSKYGDTKSARSIMLLELKKLIEANPLFRDKLNFPTLKNARLRTLINQSLNWQHQLCKSPKPNPDIKTLFVDHSCGPSQPNGARAPSPVTHPLMGGVPKPGVFPPLGAHGVNPFQQAPGPLPNALAGWMTNPPQVSHPSASAGPIGFTTPNNAAAAMLKRPRTPTNNPTVDYQTADSEHMLKRSRPFGVSDEVNNMPINILPGGYSGQSHAQSSYSSDDLPKASVMTLNQGSAVKSMDFHPAQQILLLVGTGTGEIMIWELGGRERISHRSFKVWDLGQCSVALQASLASEYSASVNRVMWSPDGTLFGVAYSKHIVHIYSYHGGDDLRNHLEIEAHSGSVNDLAFSYPNKQICIVTCGDDRLIKVWDAVSGAKQYTFEGHEAPVYSICPHHKENIQFIFSTAIDGKIKAWLYDNMGSRVDYDAPGHSSTTMAYSADGTRLFSCGTNKEGESYLVEWNESEGAVKRTFMGLGKRAGGVVQFDTTKNRFLAAGDEFMIKFWDMDSINMLTSTEAEGGIPASPCLRFNKEGILLAVSTSDNGIKILANADGLRLLRSMENRQFDASRVASASVVKPPTMGSFGPPSTSVAASFVDRGVPMTSMVSMNGENRNLADVRPRAAEETVDKSRIWKPTEINEPSQCRSLKLPDSLTATRISRLIYTNSGLAILALASNAVHKLWKWPRNERNPTGKANASIVPQLWQPSNGTLMTNDITDTNPEDAVPCFALSKNDSYVMSASGGKISLFNMMTFKTMTTFMPAPPAATFLAFHPQDNNVIAIGMDDSSIQIYNVRVDEVKIKLKGHQKRITGLAFSHSLNVLISAGADSQLCVWSTDAWEKQTSKYLQIPAGRAAAPQADTRVQFHQDQTQLLVVHETQIAIFEASKLECLKQWVPREASGPITHATYSCDSQSIFVSFEDASVGVLSASTLRWRCRINPTSYLPSNPSSRMHPLVIAAHPSDPNQFALGLSDGAVIVLEPLESEGKWGTLPPAENGAGPSTSGAANSDQPQR from the exons ATGTCTTCGCTGAGCAGAGAGCTGGTGTTTTTGATACTTCAGTTCCTTGATGAGGAGAAATTCAAAGATGCTGTTCACAA ATTGGAGCAAGAATCAGGGTTTTTCTTTAACATGAGGTATTTTGACGAAATGGTGGCGAATGGAGAATGGGATGAAGTGGAGAAGTACTTATCGGGTTTCACCAAGGTTGACGATAATAGATACTCCATGAAAATATTCTTCGAGATTCGAAAGCAAAAGTACCTAGAAGCCCTAGATAG GAACGACCGTCCTAAAGCTGTTGATATCCTAATTAAGGACTTGAAGGTGTTTTCGGCTTTTAATGAAGACCTTTTCAAAGAAATTACGCAACTTTTGACTCTTGACAACTTTAG GGATAACGAGCAATTATCTAAATATGGAGATACTAAGTCTGCTAGGAGTATAATGCTTCTGGAACTCAAAAAATTGATAGAAGCAAATCCCCTGTTTCGTGATAAGCTGAACTTTCCCACCTTGAAGAACGCAAGGCTGCGAACATTAATCAACCAGAG TTTGAACTGGCAGCATCAGCTTTGTAAGAGCCCGAAGCCTAATCCTGACATAAAGACCTTATTTGTGGACCATTCTTGCGGTCCGTCACAGCCAAATGGTGCACGGGCTCCATCCCCTGTAACTCATCCACTCATGGGAGGTGTTCCAAAGCCCGGGGTTTTTCCACCTCTTGGTGCTCATGGTGTAAAT CCTTTTCAGCAAGCACCTGGTCCTCTGCCAAATGCTCTTGCTGGGTGGATGACTAATCCTCCTCAAGTTTCTCATCCTTCTGCTTCTGCTGGACCAATAGGTTTTACCACTCCAAATAATGCAG CAGCAGCTATGCTAAAGCGTCCTAGGACTCCTACGAATAACCCAACAGTGGACTATCAAACAGCTGACTCGGAGCACATGTTAAAGAGATCAAGACCTTTTGGTGTATCAGATGAA GTAAATAATATGCCTATCAATATTTTGCCTGGTGGGTACTCTGGCCAAAGCCATGCACAAAGTTCGTATTCATCAGATGATTTGCCCAAGGCTTCTGTCATGACTCTAAATCAGGGTTCAGCAGTCAAGAGCATGGATTTCCATCCGGCGCAGCAAATTCTGCTTCTTG TTGGTACTGGCACAGGAGAGATTATGATTTGGGAATTGGGTGGTAGGGAGAGGATTTCTCATAGAAGTTTCAAGGTTTGGGATCTTGGGCAATGCTCAGTGGCTTTACAG GCATCTTTGGCAAGTGAGTACTCTGCATCAGTTAATCGTGTAATGTGGAGTCCTGATGGCACTCTGTTTG GTGTTGCATACTCTAAGCACATTGTGCACATCTACTCCTATCACGGTGGCGATGATCTTAGAAACCACCTTGAG ATTGAGGCTCATTCAGGAAGCGTCAATGATCTTGCTTTTTCCTATCCTAACAAACAGATTTGTATTGTTACCTGTGGAGATGACAGGCTTATTAAG GTATGGGATGCGGTGTCAGGGGCTAAGCAATATACATTTGAGGGCCATGAGGCACCAGTCTATTCAATATGTCCACATCACAAAGAAAATATTCAG TTTATCTTCTCAACTGCAATTGACGGGAAAATAAAGGCATGGTTGTACGATAACATGGGTTCGAGAGTTGACTATGATGCACCAGGTCATTCATCAACCACAATGGCTTATAGTGCCGACGGAACAAG GTTATTCTCATGTGGGACtaataaagaaggagagtcataTCTTGTTGAATGGAATGAAAGTGAAGGAGCTGTAAAGCGTACATTTATGGGTCTAGGGAAGCGTGCTGGCGGGGTGGTGCAATTTGACactactaaaaatagatttttggcAGCTGGTGATGAGTTCATGATAAAATTTTGGGACATGGACAGTATAAACATGCTGACAAGTACTGAAGCTGAGGGTGGCATACCG GCTTCTCCTTGCCTCCGATTTAACAAGGAAGGAATATTGCTGGCTGTTTCGACAAGTGACAATGGGATAAAAATTTTAGCAAATGCAGATGGTCTTAGGCTTTTAAGATCCATGGAAAATCGCCAATTTGATGCTTCTAGAGTAGCCTCTGCTTCTGTGGTGAAG CCCCCCACAATGGGAAGTTTTGGGCCTCCTAGCACTTCTGTTGCCGCAAGCTTTGTAGATCGAGGAGTGCCAATGACATCCATGGTTTCCATG AATGGTGAAAATCGCAACTTAGCTGATGTAAGGCCAAGAGCTGCAGAAGAGACTGTTGATAAATCTAGAATCTGGAAACCGACTGAAATTAATGAACCATCGCAGTGCAGATCCTTGAAGCTTCCAGACAGTTTAACAGCGACCAGG ATTTCAAGGTTAATATATACAAATTCAGGATTAGCTATACTTGCATTAGCTTCCAATGCTGTGCACAAACTTTGGAAATGGCCCAGAAATGAGCGAAACCCGACAGGGAAG GCTAATGCAAGTATTGTTCCACAACTTTGGCAACCTTCAAATGGGACGCTGATGACAAATGATATTACTGACACAAATCCTGAAGACGCTGTTCCATGTTTTGCTCTCTCAAAGAACGACTCTTATGTGATGTCAGCTTCTGGAGGGAAAATATCATTGTTTAATATGATGACATTTAAG ACTATGACAACATTTATGCCTGCTCCACCTGCGGCAACCTTTTTGGCTTTTCATCCTCAAGATAATAATGTTATTGCCATAGGCATGGATGACTCCTCTATCCAAATATACAATGTCCGGGTTGACGAG GTAAAGATAAAGCTCAAAGGACATCAGAAAAGAATAACTGGGCTCGCTTTTTCGCATTCTCTCAATGTGCTTATATCTGCAGGAGCAGATTCTCag CTGTGCGTTTGGAGCACTGATGCTTGGGAGAAGCAAACAAGCAAATACTTGCAGATTCCTGCTGGGAGAGCAGCTGCTCCTCAAGCAGATACTCGTGTACAATTTCACCAGGACCAGACACAATTGTTGGTAGTACATGAAACGCAGATAGCCATATTTGAAGCTTCTAAACTGGAGTGCCTCAAACAG TGGGTCCCTAGAGAAGCGAGTGGTCCAATTACACATGCAACATATTCTTGTGATAGCCAGTCTATatttgttagttttgaagatGCAAGTGTAGGTGTTCTCAGTGCGTCAACATTGCGATGGAGATGTCGGATCAATCCTACTTCCTACCTTCCCAGCAATCCAAG TTCAAGGATGCATCCACTTGTTATTGCTGCACATCCATCTGATCCTAATCAGTTTGCATTGGGACTAAGCGACGGTGCTGTTATTGTACTTGAGCCGCTTGAGTCTGAAGGCAAATGGGGAACCTTGCCACCAGCTGAAAATGGTGCTGGGCCAAGCACTTCAGGTGCTGCAAATTCAGATCAACCGCAGAGGTAG
- the LOC107812567 gene encoding topless-related protein 4 isoform X3 produces MSSLSRELVFLILQFLDEEKFKDAVHKLEQESGFFFNMRYFDEMVANGEWDEVEKYLSGFTKVDDNRYSMKIFFEIRKQKYLEALDRNDRPKAVDILIKDLKVFSAFNEDLFKEITQLLTLDNFRDNEQLSKYGDTKSARSIMLLELKKLIEANPLFRDKLNFPTLKNARLRTLINQSLNWQHQLCKSPKPNPDIKTLFVDHSCGPSQPNGARAPSPVTHPLMGGVPKPGVFPPLGAHGVNQAPGPLPNALAGWMTNPPQVSHPSASAGPIGFTTPNNAAAAMLKRPRTPTNNPTVDYQTADSEHMLKRSRPFGVSDEVNNMPINILPGGYSGQSHAQSSYSSDDLPKASVMTLNQGSAVKSMDFHPAQQILLLVGTGTGEIMIWELGGRERISHRSFKVWDLGQCSVALQASLASEYSASVNRVMWSPDGTLFGVAYSKHIVHIYSYHGGDDLRNHLEIEAHSGSVNDLAFSYPNKQICIVTCGDDRLIKVWDAVSGAKQYTFEGHEAPVYSICPHHKENIQFIFSTAIDGKIKAWLYDNMGSRVDYDAPGHSSTTMAYSADGTRLFSCGTNKEGESYLVEWNESEGAVKRTFMGLGKRAGGVVQFDTTKNRFLAAGDEFMIKFWDMDSINMLTSTEAEGGIPASPCLRFNKEGILLAVSTSDNGIKILANADGLRLLRSMENRQFDASRVASASVVKPPTMGSFGPPSTSVAASFVDRGVPMTSMVSMNGENRNLADVRPRAAEETVDKSRIWKPTEINEPSQCRSLKLPDSLTATRISRLIYTNSGLAILALASNAVHKLWKWPRNERNPTGKANASIVPQLWQPSNGTLMTNDITDTNPEDAVPCFALSKNDSYVMSASGGKISLFNMMTFKTMTTFMPAPPAATFLAFHPQDNNVIAIGMDDSSIQIYNVRVDEVKIKLKGHQKRITGLAFSHSLNVLISAGADSQLCVWSTDAWEKQTSKYLQIPAGRAAAPQADTRVQFHQDQTQLLVVHETQIAIFEASKLECLKQWVPREASGPITHATYSCDSQSIFVSFEDASVGVLSASTLRWRCRINPTSYLPSNPSSRMHPLVIAAHPSDPNQFALGLSDGAVIVLEPLESEGKWGTLPPAENGAGPSTSGAANSDQPQR; encoded by the exons ATGTCTTCGCTGAGCAGAGAGCTGGTGTTTTTGATACTTCAGTTCCTTGATGAGGAGAAATTCAAAGATGCTGTTCACAA ATTGGAGCAAGAATCAGGGTTTTTCTTTAACATGAGGTATTTTGACGAAATGGTGGCGAATGGAGAATGGGATGAAGTGGAGAAGTACTTATCGGGTTTCACCAAGGTTGACGATAATAGATACTCCATGAAAATATTCTTCGAGATTCGAAAGCAAAAGTACCTAGAAGCCCTAGATAG GAACGACCGTCCTAAAGCTGTTGATATCCTAATTAAGGACTTGAAGGTGTTTTCGGCTTTTAATGAAGACCTTTTCAAAGAAATTACGCAACTTTTGACTCTTGACAACTTTAG GGATAACGAGCAATTATCTAAATATGGAGATACTAAGTCTGCTAGGAGTATAATGCTTCTGGAACTCAAAAAATTGATAGAAGCAAATCCCCTGTTTCGTGATAAGCTGAACTTTCCCACCTTGAAGAACGCAAGGCTGCGAACATTAATCAACCAGAG TTTGAACTGGCAGCATCAGCTTTGTAAGAGCCCGAAGCCTAATCCTGACATAAAGACCTTATTTGTGGACCATTCTTGCGGTCCGTCACAGCCAAATGGTGCACGGGCTCCATCCCCTGTAACTCATCCACTCATGGGAGGTGTTCCAAAGCCCGGGGTTTTTCCACCTCTTGGTGCTCATGGTGTAAAT CAAGCACCTGGTCCTCTGCCAAATGCTCTTGCTGGGTGGATGACTAATCCTCCTCAAGTTTCTCATCCTTCTGCTTCTGCTGGACCAATAGGTTTTACCACTCCAAATAATGCAG CAGCAGCTATGCTAAAGCGTCCTAGGACTCCTACGAATAACCCAACAGTGGACTATCAAACAGCTGACTCGGAGCACATGTTAAAGAGATCAAGACCTTTTGGTGTATCAGATGAA GTAAATAATATGCCTATCAATATTTTGCCTGGTGGGTACTCTGGCCAAAGCCATGCACAAAGTTCGTATTCATCAGATGATTTGCCCAAGGCTTCTGTCATGACTCTAAATCAGGGTTCAGCAGTCAAGAGCATGGATTTCCATCCGGCGCAGCAAATTCTGCTTCTTG TTGGTACTGGCACAGGAGAGATTATGATTTGGGAATTGGGTGGTAGGGAGAGGATTTCTCATAGAAGTTTCAAGGTTTGGGATCTTGGGCAATGCTCAGTGGCTTTACAG GCATCTTTGGCAAGTGAGTACTCTGCATCAGTTAATCGTGTAATGTGGAGTCCTGATGGCACTCTGTTTG GTGTTGCATACTCTAAGCACATTGTGCACATCTACTCCTATCACGGTGGCGATGATCTTAGAAACCACCTTGAG ATTGAGGCTCATTCAGGAAGCGTCAATGATCTTGCTTTTTCCTATCCTAACAAACAGATTTGTATTGTTACCTGTGGAGATGACAGGCTTATTAAG GTATGGGATGCGGTGTCAGGGGCTAAGCAATATACATTTGAGGGCCATGAGGCACCAGTCTATTCAATATGTCCACATCACAAAGAAAATATTCAG TTTATCTTCTCAACTGCAATTGACGGGAAAATAAAGGCATGGTTGTACGATAACATGGGTTCGAGAGTTGACTATGATGCACCAGGTCATTCATCAACCACAATGGCTTATAGTGCCGACGGAACAAG GTTATTCTCATGTGGGACtaataaagaaggagagtcataTCTTGTTGAATGGAATGAAAGTGAAGGAGCTGTAAAGCGTACATTTATGGGTCTAGGGAAGCGTGCTGGCGGGGTGGTGCAATTTGACactactaaaaatagatttttggcAGCTGGTGATGAGTTCATGATAAAATTTTGGGACATGGACAGTATAAACATGCTGACAAGTACTGAAGCTGAGGGTGGCATACCG GCTTCTCCTTGCCTCCGATTTAACAAGGAAGGAATATTGCTGGCTGTTTCGACAAGTGACAATGGGATAAAAATTTTAGCAAATGCAGATGGTCTTAGGCTTTTAAGATCCATGGAAAATCGCCAATTTGATGCTTCTAGAGTAGCCTCTGCTTCTGTGGTGAAG CCCCCCACAATGGGAAGTTTTGGGCCTCCTAGCACTTCTGTTGCCGCAAGCTTTGTAGATCGAGGAGTGCCAATGACATCCATGGTTTCCATG AATGGTGAAAATCGCAACTTAGCTGATGTAAGGCCAAGAGCTGCAGAAGAGACTGTTGATAAATCTAGAATCTGGAAACCGACTGAAATTAATGAACCATCGCAGTGCAGATCCTTGAAGCTTCCAGACAGTTTAACAGCGACCAGG ATTTCAAGGTTAATATATACAAATTCAGGATTAGCTATACTTGCATTAGCTTCCAATGCTGTGCACAAACTTTGGAAATGGCCCAGAAATGAGCGAAACCCGACAGGGAAG GCTAATGCAAGTATTGTTCCACAACTTTGGCAACCTTCAAATGGGACGCTGATGACAAATGATATTACTGACACAAATCCTGAAGACGCTGTTCCATGTTTTGCTCTCTCAAAGAACGACTCTTATGTGATGTCAGCTTCTGGAGGGAAAATATCATTGTTTAATATGATGACATTTAAG ACTATGACAACATTTATGCCTGCTCCACCTGCGGCAACCTTTTTGGCTTTTCATCCTCAAGATAATAATGTTATTGCCATAGGCATGGATGACTCCTCTATCCAAATATACAATGTCCGGGTTGACGAG GTAAAGATAAAGCTCAAAGGACATCAGAAAAGAATAACTGGGCTCGCTTTTTCGCATTCTCTCAATGTGCTTATATCTGCAGGAGCAGATTCTCag CTGTGCGTTTGGAGCACTGATGCTTGGGAGAAGCAAACAAGCAAATACTTGCAGATTCCTGCTGGGAGAGCAGCTGCTCCTCAAGCAGATACTCGTGTACAATTTCACCAGGACCAGACACAATTGTTGGTAGTACATGAAACGCAGATAGCCATATTTGAAGCTTCTAAACTGGAGTGCCTCAAACAG TGGGTCCCTAGAGAAGCGAGTGGTCCAATTACACATGCAACATATTCTTGTGATAGCCAGTCTATatttgttagttttgaagatGCAAGTGTAGGTGTTCTCAGTGCGTCAACATTGCGATGGAGATGTCGGATCAATCCTACTTCCTACCTTCCCAGCAATCCAAG TTCAAGGATGCATCCACTTGTTATTGCTGCACATCCATCTGATCCTAATCAGTTTGCATTGGGACTAAGCGACGGTGCTGTTATTGTACTTGAGCCGCTTGAGTCTGAAGGCAAATGGGGAACCTTGCCACCAGCTGAAAATGGTGCTGGGCCAAGCACTTCAGGTGCTGCAAATTCAGATCAACCGCAGAGGTAG